The Neisseria yangbaofengii genome contains a region encoding:
- a CDS encoding IS5 family transposase (programmed frameshift), producing the protein MTRYILTDAQWAIIGPLCQGKVGDAGPTAVDNRLFIEAILWIIRTGSPWRDLPEEFGNWKSIHKRYRRWVLADRFRHIFEEPNRDLDMEYVMIDGTIVKVHRHGQGAKGGLENQAIGQSKGGMTTKILAMADALGNLIDFKLMPGQRNGICGVEPLIKDKEFDALLADKAFAADRLVEELTERGSKVVIPPRNNRKSRREHDKMMYCWRHLIENFFCKLKEFKKIAMRAEKTGQFLPE; encoded by the exons ATGACCAGATATATTCTTACCGATGCACAGTGGGCAATAATTGGGCCTTTATGCCAAGGAAAAGTTGGCGATGCCGGCCCAACCGCTGTCGATAACCGATTATTTATAGAAGCCATACTATGGATTATCCGTACCGGCAGTCCTTGGCGCGATCTGCCCGAAGAGTTCGGCAATTGGAAAAGTATCCACAAACGCTACCGCAGATGGGTTTTGGCCGACCGTTTTCGTCATATTTTTGAAGAACCGAACCGTGATCTCGATATGGAGTATGTCATGATTGACGGCACAATCGTCAAAGTTCACCGCCACGGTCAGGGTGCAAAAGGGGGACTCGAAA ACCAGGCCATCGGCCAATCCAAAGGCGGAATGACGACCAAGATTTTGGCTATGGCGGATGCTTTGGGGAACCTGATTGACTTCAAACTGATGCCTGGTCAGCGCAATGGCATTTGCGGCGTAGAACCGCTGATTAAAGATAAGGAATTTGATGCTTTGTTGGCGGATAAAGCCTTTGCTGCCGACAGGCTGGTCGAAGAGCTGACCGAAAGGGGGAGTAAGGTGGTTATTCCGCCGCGTAACAACCGCAAATCGCGGCGGGAACACGACAAGATGATGTATTGCTGGCGACATTTGATTGAGAACTTTTTTTGCAAACTCAAAGAATTCAAGAAGATTGCGATGCGTGCAGAAAAAACCGGCCAATTTTTGCCCGAATGA
- a CDS encoding phage virion morphogenesis protein, with protein MLEISLDASRLEHGLGQLLKNATNTRPMMRAIATEMVSLTEDNFENESWGGEKWKQSKSAANGGKTLQLTGQLAASISTKVGNDFAQIGSNKKYAAIHHLGGQAGRGRKVTMPARPYLPINGSGQLQPRAEKKLIDIAIESLKAGL; from the coding sequence ATGCTTGAAATCAGCTTAGACGCAAGCCGATTGGAACACGGTCTCGGCCAGCTGCTCAAAAATGCCACTAATACCCGTCCCATGATGCGTGCCATCGCCACCGAAATGGTCAGCCTCACAGAAGACAACTTCGAAAACGAAAGCTGGGGCGGTGAAAAGTGGAAACAAAGCAAAAGCGCGGCCAATGGAGGTAAAACCCTGCAACTGACCGGCCAGCTCGCCGCCAGCATTTCCACCAAAGTCGGCAACGACTTCGCCCAAATCGGCAGCAACAAAAAATACGCCGCCATCCACCACCTCGGCGGCCAAGCTGGGCGCGGGAGGAAAGTCACTATGCCGGCCAGACCATACCTCCCCATCAACGGCAGCGGCCAACTTCAACCTAGAGCAGAAAAGAAGCTCATCGACATCGCCATCGAATCACTCAAAGCAGGTCTCTAA
- a CDS encoding SIR2 family NAD-dependent protein deacylase: MKKCVVLTGAGISADSGLLTFRDAGGLWEGYQVTDVCTPEALAKNPELVIDFYNQRRRQANAAEPNAAHKALLDLAGHYRVHIITQNVDNLHERAGSKNVLHLHGELNKLRSVDNPDEVIEFTGEQTAETLSSSGGAMRPHIVFFGEQVPMFDVAAEEMRDADVVIIIGTSMQVYPAASLVHYAPPHADFYLVDPNPQSVAANIEVIPKRAAESVPGLVAYLIGQAKS, from the coding sequence ATGAAAAAATGTGTGGTCTTAACCGGCGCAGGGATCAGTGCCGACAGCGGTTTACTGACTTTCCGCGATGCAGGCGGTTTGTGGGAAGGGTATCAAGTGACTGATGTCTGCACGCCCGAAGCTTTGGCGAAGAATCCGGAATTGGTGATTGATTTCTACAACCAACGCCGCCGCCAAGCCAATGCAGCCGAGCCAAATGCGGCGCACAAAGCACTGCTGGATTTGGCCGGACATTACCGCGTGCACATCATCACGCAAAACGTGGACAATTTGCACGAAAGAGCCGGCAGCAAAAATGTGTTACATCTGCATGGCGAACTGAATAAATTGCGCAGCGTTGATAACCCCGATGAAGTCATTGAGTTTACCGGCGAACAAACAGCGGAGACTTTGAGCAGCAGCGGTGGTGCGATGCGGCCGCATATTGTGTTTTTCGGCGAACAAGTGCCGATGTTTGATGTGGCGGCGGAAGAAATGCGCGATGCCGATGTGGTGATCATCATCGGCACATCGATGCAGGTATATCCTGCGGCTTCTTTGGTGCATTACGCGCCGCCGCATGCCGATTTCTATTTGGTTGACCCGAATCCGCAAAGCGTGGCGGCGAATATCGAAGTGATTCCGAAACGTGCGGCGGAAAGTGTGCCGGGCTTGGTGGCATATTTGATTGGGCAAGCAAAAAGTTGA
- a CDS encoding TraR/DksA family transcriptional regulator, with protein MTDICDKASELEALYLEEALYKQQDKSTATVSNYYCDDCGEPIPEARRHAVIGCTRCVVCQEYFEKGFPG; from the coding sequence ATGACTGATATTTGCGACAAAGCGTCTGAACTCGAAGCCTTGTATTTAGAAGAAGCACTCTATAAGCAGCAAGACAAAAGCACGGCCACCGTCAGCAATTATTACTGCGACGACTGCGGCGAGCCGATTCCCGAAGCCCGTCGCCATGCCGTAATCGGCTGCACGCGCTGCGTGGTTTGCCAAGAATATTTTGAGAAAGGTTTCCCCGGCTAG
- a CDS encoding phage head morphogenesis protein, which translates to MNPEDIKAIFGMKPEAAVEYLKQKGVNVSWDWQDMLDDAHATAFTVAKTAGMDVVNDIYDAVVRAAENGETLTEFSRQLTPVLQSKGWWGRQEVANPDTGEMQTATLGTPYRLKTIYLTNMQLAYMAGRYTEMMDSVDTHPYWQYVAINDSRTRDSHRKMHGRVYAATDPVWDTMYPPLDFRCRCRVRPLSRAGGEGKVLPSPTLETQTVDIGSNEYTGEARYAQRTGLRIEGKFVAPSAGFNANQGKAMLSRMASVAVQKAQAVHPDIARVALKTMMRNTKFKAALSAAELVWVLELLKG; encoded by the coding sequence ATGAATCCCGAAGACATCAAAGCCATTTTCGGCATGAAGCCCGAAGCGGCGGTTGAATACCTGAAACAGAAAGGCGTGAACGTATCGTGGGACTGGCAGGATATGCTCGACGACGCGCACGCCACCGCGTTCACCGTGGCCAAAACCGCAGGCATGGACGTGGTCAACGATATATATGATGCCGTGGTGCGCGCCGCCGAAAACGGCGAGACACTCACTGAGTTCAGCCGCCAACTCACCCCCGTTTTGCAAAGCAAAGGCTGGTGGGGCAGACAAGAGGTTGCCAATCCCGACACCGGCGAAATGCAGACGGCCACCCTCGGCACGCCGTACCGCCTGAAAACCATCTATCTGACCAATATGCAGTTGGCCTACATGGCAGGCCGCTATACCGAGATGATGGATTCGGTAGACACGCATCCTTATTGGCAATATGTCGCCATCAACGACAGCCGCACCCGCGACAGCCACCGCAAAATGCACGGCCGTGTCTATGCCGCCACCGACCCGGTGTGGGATACCATGTATCCGCCGCTGGATTTCCGCTGCCGCTGCCGCGTGCGTCCCTTATCGCGTGCGGGAGGAGAAGGCAAAGTTTTGCCCAGCCCGACGCTCGAAACGCAAACCGTCGACATCGGCAGCAACGAATACACCGGCGAAGCCCGCTACGCCCAACGCACCGGCCTGCGGATTGAAGGTAAGTTCGTCGCCCCGAGCGCAGGCTTCAACGCCAACCAAGGCAAAGCCATGCTCTCTCGCATGGCTTCGGTCGCCGTACAAAAAGCCCAAGCAGTACACCCAGACATCGCGCGTGTTGCTCTCAAAACCATGATGAGAAATACCAAATTCAAAGCCGCATTATCGGCAGCAGAACTGGTCTGGGTACTGGAACTGCTGAAAGGGTAA
- a CDS encoding glutathione S-transferase family protein, with protein MLKLYYMQGACPLVPHVALEWANADFEAVKMAHDELKTPEFLALNPLGSVPVLQEGDWVLAQNMAILDFINAQYPEAKLFGKGDVRQQAKARQWLAFANADLHPTFAYVFNPNRFIEGEGEGAQIRARAMLQVSDYFGLVNEALKNQDYLTGELTIADVYVYVVLRWAKAFNIDLGHLDKLEGFYQRVETDEGVQKALKTQGLA; from the coding sequence ATGCTGAAACTTTACTATATGCAGGGTGCTTGCCCGCTAGTGCCGCACGTAGCTTTGGAATGGGCGAACGCCGATTTTGAAGCAGTGAAAATGGCGCACGATGAATTGAAAACGCCGGAGTTTTTGGCTTTGAATCCGTTGGGTTCGGTGCCGGTCTTGCAAGAGGGCGATTGGGTGCTGGCGCAGAATATGGCGATTTTGGATTTCATTAACGCACAATATCCGGAAGCCAAGCTATTTGGCAAAGGCGATGTACGCCAACAGGCCAAAGCGCGTCAATGGCTGGCGTTTGCCAATGCCGATTTACATCCGACGTTTGCTTACGTATTCAATCCGAACCGATTTATTGAAGGCGAGGGTGAAGGTGCGCAAATTCGTGCGCGTGCGATGCTGCAAGTGAGTGATTATTTCGGCTTGGTCAACGAAGCTTTGAAAAATCAGGATTATCTAACCGGCGAGTTAACTATTGCCGATGTGTATGTGTATGTAGTTTTGCGTTGGGCGAAAGCATTCAATATCGATTTGGGCCACTTGGATAAATTGGAAGGCTTTTATCAACGTGTGGAAACCGATGAAGGCGTGCAAAAAGCATTGAAAACGCAAGGTTTGGCGTAG
- a CDS encoding DUF3486 family protein, producing MAQRSTIEKLPEAVRHEFERKLVENGFSDYQAIAEWLQAQGYEISRSAAHRYGQKVQRRFAAIKSSTEAARLIAEGASDEGDTRSEALMAMLQTELFDALVQIGEMDNEELNALDRFGVMAEGAKKISGLISASTRLKEYQAKVKAKVQAAADDVAKQAKKGGLSDEAAEAIRKQILGIAS from the coding sequence ATGGCGCAACGCAGTACGATTGAAAAACTACCCGAAGCCGTCCGCCACGAGTTTGAGCGAAAACTGGTGGAAAACGGCTTTTCGGATTATCAGGCCATCGCCGAATGGCTGCAGGCGCAGGGCTACGAAATCAGCCGCTCGGCGGCGCATCGCTACGGCCAAAAAGTACAACGCCGCTTTGCCGCCATCAAATCCAGCACCGAAGCCGCCCGCCTGATTGCCGAAGGCGCATCCGATGAAGGCGACACCCGCAGCGAAGCCTTGATGGCCATGCTGCAAACCGAACTGTTCGATGCGTTGGTGCAAATCGGCGAAATGGACAACGAAGAGTTAAACGCGCTCGACCGTTTCGGCGTAATGGCCGAAGGTGCGAAGAAAATCAGCGGCTTGATTTCCGCCAGCACCCGCCTGAAAGAGTATCAGGCCAAGGTTAAGGCCAAAGTGCAGGCTGCCGCCGATGATGTGGCCAAACAGGCCAAAAAAGGCGGCCTGTCTGATGAAGCCGCCGAAGCCATCCGTAAACAGATTTTAGGTATTGCCTCATGA
- the bioB gene encoding biotin synthase BioB — protein sequence MTLSPVALRRQTERKPHPTARYWKKCDVEALFALPFLDLVYQAAEIHRRQFNPREIQLSTLLSIKTGGCPEDCAYCPQSAHHNTGLGKEQMTDVDEIVAKAKIAQARGASRFCMGAAWRGPKPKDVETVSEIIKAVKALGLETCGTFGMLEDGMAEDLKEAGLDYYNHNLDTDPERYNDIIHTRQHEDRMDTLGKVRHAGLKVCCGGIVGMNETRAERAGLIASLANLDPQPESVPINQLVKVEGTPLADAQDLDWTEFVRTIAVARITMPKSFVRLSAGRTGMSEQTQAMCFLAGANSIFYGDKLLTTDNPDEDGDRLLMDKLDLVPLNHQAEAAEAPSAIKVDY from the coding sequence ATGACTCTCTCTCCCGTAGCCTTGCGCCGCCAAACCGAGCGCAAGCCGCATCCGACTGCGCGTTATTGGAAAAAATGCGATGTAGAAGCTTTGTTTGCCTTGCCGTTTTTAGACTTGGTTTATCAAGCCGCCGAAATTCACCGCCGGCAATTTAATCCGCGCGAAATCCAACTTTCTACCTTACTTTCCATCAAAACCGGCGGCTGTCCCGAAGATTGCGCGTATTGCCCGCAATCGGCGCACCACAATACCGGCTTGGGCAAAGAGCAGATGACGGATGTCGATGAAATCGTCGCCAAAGCCAAAATCGCACAAGCACGCGGCGCCAGCCGTTTCTGCATGGGGGCGGCATGGCGCGGGCCGAAGCCGAAAGATGTGGAAACCGTGTCCGAAATCATCAAAGCCGTGAAAGCCTTAGGCTTGGAAACCTGCGGCACTTTCGGCATGCTGGAAGACGGTATGGCCGAGGATTTGAAAGAAGCCGGATTGGATTACTACAACCACAATCTCGATACTGATCCCGAGCGCTACAACGACATCATCCATACACGCCAACACGAAGACCGCATGGATACCTTAGGTAAAGTGCGTCATGCCGGTTTGAAAGTGTGCTGCGGCGGCATTGTCGGCATGAATGAAACCCGTGCCGAACGCGCCGGATTGATTGCCAGCTTGGCCAATCTCGATCCGCAGCCGGAAAGTGTACCGATTAATCAGTTGGTGAAAGTTGAAGGTACGCCTTTGGCCGATGCCCAAGATTTGGATTGGACTGAATTTGTGCGTACCATCGCCGTGGCGCGGATTACCATGCCGAAAAGCTTTGTGCGCTTGAGCGCAGGGCGCACGGGCATGAGCGAACAGACCCAAGCCATGTGCTTCTTGGCCGGTGCCAATTCGATTTTCTACGGCGACAAGCTCTTAACCACGGATAATCCTGATGAAGACGGCGATCGTCTGCTGATGGATAAATTAGACTTGGTGCCGCTGAACCATCAAGCAGAAGCGGCTGAAGCACCATCCGCAATTAAAGTGGATTATTGA
- a CDS encoding DUF935 domain-containing protein translates to MKKPHFKLKTQHGSMTFKPEDLTAHIAVSRQFAHGFNGWLPNPDPILRKMGKQISVYRELLRDPLVGSLVRRRKAAVARLDWQLTGDNVPENVRQFVENWLVETDVYRLIKDILNAPLFGYQPIEVVWAQDTQWLPSDISAKPQEWFGFDSDGLLVYTQNGLKQEPLPPYKFLCPTHEADYLNPYGLGDLGLVFWLVTFKRGGLKFWVQFTEKYGAPWLIGKEPRSNTPDDTEKLLDALEALSANSVGTIPNDSSVEIHEAGGKSSSVDAYDKLIRYCGSEINIALLGQDQTTAQETNHASATAGLEVADDIRDGDSRIVESTFNQLIAWVVELNFGDVPAPKFELFENEEAGTKERADRDKTLSDSGVKFTPQYWKRTYGLEDGDIVEQAENPPMPSENERSEFLRGKKPSAEFAEHNHTDAGLIIDTLAPDTGRLNAQGQALTAALVAEIQKGETEDNILDRLAEAFPNMDDSALQNELARVIFLSELVGRIEARGELA, encoded by the coding sequence ATGAAAAAACCGCATTTCAAACTCAAAACCCAACACGGCAGCATGACCTTCAAGCCCGAAGATTTGACCGCCCACATCGCCGTGTCGCGCCAGTTTGCCCACGGCTTCAACGGCTGGCTGCCCAATCCCGATCCGATTTTGCGCAAGATGGGAAAACAGATTTCGGTATACCGCGAATTGTTGCGCGACCCGCTGGTGGGCAGCCTGGTACGCCGCCGCAAAGCTGCCGTCGCGCGTTTGGACTGGCAGCTCACGGGCGATAATGTGCCGGAAAACGTGCGCCAATTCGTCGAAAACTGGTTGGTCGAAACCGATGTTTACCGCCTGATTAAAGACATTCTCAATGCGCCGCTGTTCGGTTATCAGCCGATTGAAGTAGTGTGGGCGCAAGATACGCAATGGCTGCCGTCTGACATTTCGGCCAAGCCGCAGGAGTGGTTCGGTTTTGATTCGGACGGCCTGTTGGTCTATACCCAAAACGGCCTCAAGCAAGAGCCGCTGCCGCCGTATAAATTTCTCTGTCCCACCCACGAAGCCGACTACCTTAATCCCTACGGTTTGGGCGATTTGGGTTTGGTGTTTTGGCTGGTTACCTTCAAACGCGGTGGCCTGAAATTCTGGGTTCAATTTACCGAAAAATACGGCGCGCCGTGGCTGATCGGCAAAGAACCGCGCAGCAACACCCCCGACGACACCGAAAAACTCTTAGACGCGCTCGAAGCCCTAAGCGCAAACTCGGTCGGTACGATTCCGAACGATTCGAGCGTGGAAATCCACGAAGCGGGCGGCAAGTCTTCGTCGGTCGATGCCTACGACAAACTCATCCGCTACTGCGGCTCGGAAATCAACATCGCACTGCTTGGGCAAGATCAGACCACCGCGCAAGAAACCAACCACGCCAGCGCAACAGCAGGCTTGGAAGTGGCCGACGACATCCGTGACGGCGACAGCCGAATTGTGGAAAGCACCTTTAATCAGCTGATTGCATGGGTGGTGGAACTGAATTTCGGCGATGTACCTGCGCCTAAGTTCGAGCTGTTTGAAAATGAAGAAGCCGGTACCAAAGAGCGAGCCGACCGCGATAAAACCTTATCTGATTCGGGTGTGAAGTTTACGCCGCAATATTGGAAACGTACCTACGGTTTGGAAGACGGCGATATTGTCGAACAGGCTGAAAACCCGCCGATGCCGTCTGAAAATGAACGCAGTGAGTTTCTGCGCGGCAAAAAACCGTCGGCCGAGTTTGCCGAGCATAACCATACCGATGCAGGCTTAATCATCGACACGCTCGCGCCCGATACAGGCCGTCTGAACGCGCAAGGCCAAGCCTTAACTGCTGCTTTGGTCGCTGAAATTCAAAAGGGTGAAACCGAAGACAATATCCTTGACCGTTTGGCCGAAGCCTTTCCGAATATGGACGACAGCGCGCTTCAGAACGAGCTGGCGCGCGTGATTTTCCTGTCGGAATTGGTCGGCCGCATCGAAGCGCGCGGAGAGTTGGCATGA
- a CDS encoding terminase large subunit domain-containing protein has product MSEQHIIAETIEALGRTPMALLPYQQRWCADESPVKICEKSRRIGLSWGEAADTALLAASTKGMNAWYIGYNKDMALEFIRDCANWAKFYGLAAGEIEETEEVFIEGDDKKSVLAFVIRFASGWRITALSSRPSNLRGKQGRVIIDEAAFHEQLGELLKAAMALLMWGGQVHIISTHDGVDNPFNELINDVRAGKKPYSVHRITFDEAVEQGLYRRICLRLGKDWTPEGEAAWCKEIRDFYGEDASEELDCIPKNGGGKWLNRALIESRMTPYAPVIRYDQPDAFGLLPEPRRAREVADWIEETLQPLLDGLDKARVSFVGEDFARSGDRTVIVPLLQGKDLILKPPFILELGNMPFAQQEQIMKHLLHGLPNLRGAALDARGNGQSLAEAMRDAFGAEVVEAVMLSENWYRSHTAPFKAALEDGTLDGLPRDEDILADLRAFELVRGVPRIPDTRTKGQDGRKRHGDAAIALVLAHYASRELNAGPVRVASRKIKRRSRLTGGF; this is encoded by the coding sequence ATGAGCGAGCAACACATCATCGCCGAAACCATCGAAGCCTTAGGCCGCACGCCTATGGCTTTATTGCCATACCAACAGCGTTGGTGCGCCGACGAATCGCCGGTGAAAATCTGCGAAAAGTCGCGCCGTATCGGTTTGAGTTGGGGCGAAGCGGCGGATACCGCGCTGCTGGCCGCCAGTACCAAAGGCATGAATGCGTGGTACATCGGCTACAACAAAGACATGGCCTTGGAATTTATCCGCGACTGTGCCAACTGGGCAAAGTTTTACGGCTTGGCCGCCGGTGAAATTGAAGAAACCGAAGAAGTGTTTATCGAAGGCGACGACAAGAAATCCGTGTTGGCCTTTGTGATTCGATTTGCTTCAGGTTGGCGCATTACCGCCTTATCCAGCCGGCCGTCCAACCTACGCGGTAAACAGGGCCGCGTGATTATCGATGAGGCCGCCTTCCACGAACAGCTCGGCGAATTGCTCAAAGCGGCGATGGCCTTGCTGATGTGGGGCGGTCAGGTACACATCATTTCCACCCACGACGGCGTGGACAATCCGTTTAACGAGCTGATTAACGACGTTCGCGCAGGGAAAAAGCCTTATTCCGTCCACCGCATTACCTTCGACGAAGCGGTGGAACAGGGTTTGTACCGCCGTATCTGCCTACGCTTGGGCAAGGATTGGACACCGGAAGGCGAAGCGGCATGGTGCAAGGAAATCCGCGATTTCTACGGCGAAGATGCCAGCGAAGAGCTGGACTGTATTCCGAAAAACGGCGGCGGAAAATGGCTCAACCGCGCCTTAATTGAAAGCCGAATGACCCCGTACGCCCCCGTTATCCGCTACGACCAACCCGACGCTTTCGGCTTACTGCCCGAACCGCGCCGCGCCCGTGAAGTGGCTGACTGGATTGAAGAGACCTTGCAGCCGCTGCTCGACGGTTTGGATAAAGCCCGCGTTTCCTTTGTCGGCGAAGACTTCGCCCGCAGCGGCGACCGCACTGTGATTGTGCCGCTATTGCAAGGCAAAGACCTGATTTTAAAACCGCCGTTTATTCTGGAACTCGGCAATATGCCGTTTGCCCAGCAAGAGCAAATTATGAAGCACCTGCTGCACGGCTTGCCCAACCTGCGCGGCGCAGCCTTGGACGCACGCGGTAACGGCCAATCGCTGGCCGAAGCCATGCGCGACGCGTTCGGCGCGGAAGTGGTGGAGGCCGTGATGCTGTCTGAAAACTGGTACCGCAGCCATACCGCGCCGTTTAAGGCAGCACTGGAAGACGGCACACTCGACGGCTTGCCGCGAGATGAAGACATTCTCGCTGATTTGCGTGCCTTCGAACTGGTTCGCGGCGTACCGCGTATCCCCGACACCCGCACCAAAGGACAAGACGGCAGAAAACGCCACGGCGACGCGGCGATTGCCTTGGTGTTGGCACATTACGCCAGCCGCGAACTCAATGCGGGGCCGGTGCGCGTGGCCAGCCGTAAAATCAAACGCCGCAGCAGACTGACAGGAGGATTTTGA